DNA from Ignavibacteria bacterium:
ATCGTCTTTTTTCATAACTTCACGAAGGCAAACAGGGATAAGATAGTTACAGTTGAAGTTTATAACGACCAGAAGGAAAAAATTGACGAAGTGACAAATCTTCCCTTAAAAGGAGTCAATATTTCAAATACTGACAAGGAGAATTCCATAGCACAGGTAATAGCAGGCCTTACCTCCTCGGTATCCCATTTTATAGACAAGACAAAGGAAATTGTGCTTGAAAAGACCGATAACGGCAACCCAAAGACACTCTATATCAACTCCGGGACCGGAAGAGGAGCTGTCATCCATTTTCACTCAATGGGAGAATAAAAGTGCCTCCGGCTAAAACCGGAGGTTTGAGTCCTTTTTGCATAAATTCACGTCATTTTGCAAAATATACCATAAATCCTATTTTTATTTAAACTAATATAAGCCTGAGCTCTCCTGCCAGTTTTATTCACTTGACATTACTTACCTCAAATAGTATTTTTGGGGAAAAATTTATAAAATACTATGCTTACCGAATTTGGCAAAAT
Protein-coding regions in this window:
- a CDS encoding DUF5335 family protein, translated to MTRQVVPEKEWIVFFHNFTKANRDKIVTVEVYNDQKEKIDEVTNLPLKGVNISNTDKENSIAQVIAGLTSSVSHFIDKTKEIVLEKTDNGNPKTLYINSGTGRGAVIHFHSMGE